A single genomic interval of Cellvibrio sp. PSBB023 harbors:
- a CDS encoding multidrug effflux MFS transporter has translation MNATEPANTSPSVHTAPSPAREFIVLVALMMSMTALAIDAILPAFDNIRADIAMNNPNQAQLLISLLFCGLGLGQLVSGPLSDALGRKKILYAGLILFLLGTSLCVVAQDLTTLLIGRFIQGLGVSGPYICAISIVRDKFSGRQMAKIMSVVMMIFITVPALAPTIGQGIMLIADWRAIFVFYLLYALIVGVWIFFRLDETLPKENRIPFSVKGISDGFKTVISNRLTAGYTLAMGLFFGCFLGYINSSQQIFQDLYGTGKLFTVYFGGLALVLGFSSFFNSRFVERLGMHFISRRAVFVIIASSLLFLVLQLFIAPSLWMFVIYASILFFSFGLVFGNLNAIAMEPMGHVAGIAAAVIGATSSLISMSLGTFIGQAYNHSVMPITLGFIIVPTLGLLVTLWADGGHKKHQS, from the coding sequence CTGAACCTGCAAACACCTCTCCCTCTGTTCACACAGCGCCATCACCCGCCCGCGAATTTATCGTATTGGTCGCACTGATGATGTCCATGACCGCGCTGGCGATTGATGCCATTTTGCCGGCGTTCGACAATATTCGGGCCGATATTGCCATGAATAACCCCAATCAGGCCCAACTGCTAATCAGTTTGTTGTTCTGCGGGCTGGGCTTGGGGCAGTTGGTGAGCGGCCCCTTGTCAGACGCCTTGGGGCGTAAAAAAATTCTCTATGCCGGTCTGATCCTGTTCCTGCTCGGCACCAGTTTGTGTGTTGTCGCACAGGATTTAACCACCTTATTGATCGGGCGTTTTATTCAGGGGTTGGGTGTTTCAGGGCCTTATATCTGTGCGATTTCCATCGTGCGCGACAAATTTTCCGGGCGCCAAATGGCGAAGATTATGTCGGTGGTGATGATGATTTTTATCACCGTGCCCGCCCTCGCACCAACCATCGGGCAGGGCATTATGTTGATCGCCGATTGGCGGGCGATTTTTGTGTTTTATCTGCTCTATGCACTGATTGTCGGCGTGTGGATTTTTTTCCGTCTCGATGAAACCCTGCCTAAAGAAAATCGCATCCCCTTTAGCGTTAAAGGCATTAGTGATGGTTTTAAAACCGTGATCAGTAATCGCCTCACAGCGGGTTATACCCTGGCGATGGGGTTATTTTTTGGCTGTTTTCTCGGCTACATCAATTCATCGCAACAAATTTTCCAAGATCTCTACGGCACCGGAAAATTATTCACCGTGTATTTCGGTGGCCTTGCGTTAGTGCTGGGTTTTTCATCGTTTTTTAATTCGCGCTTTGTCGAGCGCTTGGGCATGCACTTTATTAGCCGCCGCGCGGTATTTGTGATTATTGCCAGCTCGCTATTATTTTTAGTGCTGCAATTATTTATCGCCCCCAGCCTGTGGATGTTTGTGATTTACGCGAGCATTTTATTTTTCAGTTTCGGCTTGGTATTCGGCAACCTCAATGCGATTGCGATGGAGCCCATGGGACATGTGGCCGGTATTGCAGCGGCGGTGATCGGCGCAACTTCGTCGCTCATTTCCATGAGCCTGGGCACTTTTATCGGCCAAGCCTATAACCATTCGGTAATGCCCATTACGCTCGGTTTTATCATAGTCCCGACACTGGGTTTGCTGGTCACTCTCTGGGCCGATGGCGGCCATAAAAAACACCAGTCCTGA
- a CDS encoding DUF4157 domain-containing protein: MERTQVSIARKPAATTRNSGARATVHRHSAKVMRVLQPEAVETATHAAANRAATVTNNTESLLARQCDECTEELQKKPAGQLPAISQPSDPLEVQAERVADRVMAKTDTSFDAPLQEKKDDSLQRVCSACEEENGGVQRQAIEPALSQPEDPLEREADRVADQTLQAKIERNNVHNSIARDLVTTNEPENELQRLCSECEEEQLQRYAQSDYQQQARPGLWQRIKNAFRTSRHLPEKVVEFFKARMGYDFSRVNIHTHQQAAASAQEIHARAFTWRDHVVFAPGEYQPDTSSGLHLLAHELTHVVQQGAAVAVAAPAQTVEAASATMRTEFTPVSEPSNAAPAVTESAAATISTARPQVQRNILGDAWDAAGNAVGAVGDAAVAVGGAVVDVGGAIVNAGADLIWSAVEAVAPRALMDLINEVREKGFLGFIREKIDDATHAIFSGLQDQSGFVATLLGTFARLASSTATILVGLAQGDCEPLFAALRNMRDAVTELANDAWTAISDFFRPIGDFFSDLWARFGAPVIEWLQKVAGDTWRFIQDLGNDIWNWTRPVVDAIRSLVSDAWGWIKAQLGLPDDEGNNQSGLIQWVQGKAQDAWTAIKTELAPVIEPIQGVIAKVQEILPLEAILHFRETVNGWLQKVAETARTMDTGEGGDVAENQTTLRELLPAILLSIQDFRTTLVGTGSWVAEKIGGAVDTGKQFINAIATAPLLNGLSSVFSWLSTGLDSIGSWARDTVQGLFTSLGNGLVFLSQFIEPILNALRRIVEVVGNLLGRLPDFLLGPLWGLVPECIKNPLKDFFVEQILGRIPLFQQLVAAGDIWQRVQSTALAILRQIFVDGDLFGAAWRFFREMLALIGIPAQLLVQIVANAAQAFSDILMDPIGFLSNLLRSMWQGTTQFFGNILTHLFGGVTGWLFGQISEAGLTPPDITSFRSVIGFVFDLLGLTLENIWRLLAVHVGQPMVDRIRTAVEFASGAWEFIQVAVTEGLPGLWRLIQERISDLWNMVLTSAVGWINTAIIATASRWLMSLLDVTGIMPVINSLIAFYRAIESFAQYLVQMLEIVNSVVAGIGDIARGMIDTAANYLESTMAQSVPIVVGFLANQFGLGRLGERIRELVEGIRERVNGALDNIIAAAVRGGRAFLDMLRRGAAAVRNWWENRKPFRDSEGRGHELYFQSERGELIVESTPTPVSIFLENLVIAESDPQRAQKQTHKAQAQQVHTEIGRIKQTLARQAAGSDSTELQVQLTQKLDELATHLTPLLGGAGDSGGRLPNPLTLNTLNDAPVTTPRTPEEERIDLDGARQLTLLAIEASKDTEEIATYFLRIKNRLALAEVDYQTASGVTRVKLRATQEVFVDVNKPLKGTIPGVPLVSNITYTTGVAAGDTVGVGMVADPVGPDKINAGSTPRRSALSGVMGRLVTNPSRNGPSRYIKGHLLNHHIGGPGDSSNMYPITAAANSSHLHTVETKVKDWVENKHYWVYYSVQVRNILESITKPGKDPDNYINASFACEAYIKNADGSRGEEFSPTVVSTYVKQNTGAAAVVESASDPVPDD, translated from the coding sequence ATGGAACGCACCCAGGTAAGCATCGCGCGTAAACCTGCTGCCACCACACGCAACAGCGGCGCGCGTGCGACTGTGCATCGCCACAGCGCTAAAGTGATGCGCGTATTGCAGCCGGAGGCGGTGGAAACTGCAACACATGCTGCGGCGAATAGAGCTGCAACTGTTACCAACAATACTGAATCTTTGCTGGCGCGCCAGTGCGATGAGTGCACAGAAGAATTACAAAAAAAACCAGCGGGCCAATTACCGGCGATCAGCCAGCCCAGCGATCCATTAGAGGTGCAAGCAGAGCGCGTTGCCGATCGGGTAATGGCAAAAACCGATACTTCATTTGATGCTCCACTTCAGGAAAAAAAAGACGATTCCCTGCAACGGGTGTGCTCAGCCTGTGAAGAAGAAAACGGAGGTGTGCAACGGCAGGCCATTGAGCCTGCGTTGAGCCAACCGGAAGATCCGTTGGAGCGTGAAGCGGATCGCGTTGCCGATCAAACACTGCAAGCAAAAATAGAGCGCAATAATGTTCACAATAGTATTGCGCGCGATTTAGTAACAACCAACGAACCTGAAAACGAACTGCAACGCTTGTGCAGCGAATGTGAAGAAGAACAACTACAGCGTTACGCACAAAGTGATTACCAACAACAAGCGCGTCCCGGTTTGTGGCAGCGGATAAAAAATGCGTTCCGCACCAGCCGTCACTTACCTGAAAAGGTGGTGGAATTTTTTAAAGCGCGCATGGGTTATGATTTTTCGCGCGTTAATATTCACACCCATCAACAAGCCGCCGCCAGTGCGCAGGAAATTCATGCACGCGCCTTTACCTGGCGCGATCATGTTGTCTTTGCGCCCGGCGAATATCAGCCGGACACTTCCAGCGGGCTGCATTTACTCGCCCATGAACTTACCCATGTCGTACAACAAGGTGCTGCAGTTGCGGTTGCTGCACCTGCGCAAACAGTTGAAGCAGCAAGTGCAACTATGCGTACGGAATTTACTCCCGTCAGTGAACCATCAAACGCTGCGCCGGCAGTGACAGAATCAGCGGCGGCAACCATCTCTACCGCAAGGCCGCAGGTGCAGCGCAATATATTGGGTGATGCCTGGGACGCTGCTGGCAATGCCGTCGGTGCTGTAGGCGATGCAGCTGTTGCTGTCGGTGGAGCGGTGGTTGATGTGGGCGGTGCGATTGTAAATGCAGGAGCCGATTTAATTTGGTCGGCGGTAGAGGCCGTTGCCCCGCGTGCCTTAATGGATTTAATTAACGAGGTGCGTGAAAAAGGTTTTCTCGGATTTATCCGCGAAAAAATTGATGATGCAACCCACGCGATTTTTTCCGGCCTACAAGACCAGAGCGGTTTTGTCGCCACGCTGCTCGGCACCTTCGCGCGCTTGGCGTCAAGCACTGCAACGATTTTAGTGGGCTTAGCACAGGGCGATTGTGAACCGCTGTTTGCTGCGCTGCGCAATATGCGCGATGCCGTCACCGAATTGGCAAACGATGCCTGGACGGCTATCAGCGATTTTTTCCGACCGATCGGTGATTTTTTTTCTGATCTCTGGGCGCGCTTTGGTGCGCCGGTTATTGAATGGCTGCAAAAAGTCGCCGGTGATACCTGGCGCTTTATCCAGGACCTGGGCAATGATATTTGGAATTGGACACGACCGGTTGTCGATGCAATTCGCAGCTTGGTGAGCGATGCCTGGGGCTGGATCAAAGCGCAATTGGGGCTGCCCGACGATGAAGGCAATAACCAGAGTGGTTTAATCCAATGGGTGCAAGGCAAGGCGCAGGATGCCTGGACTGCGATTAAAACCGAACTGGCGCCGGTGATTGAACCGATCCAGGGTGTTATCGCAAAAGTGCAGGAAATATTGCCGCTGGAAGCCATTTTACATTTTCGCGAAACGGTGAATGGCTGGCTGCAAAAAGTGGCCGAAACGGCACGCACTATGGATACTGGTGAAGGTGGCGATGTTGCGGAAAACCAGACTACCCTGCGCGAATTACTGCCGGCGATTTTGCTCAGCATCCAGGACTTTCGCACTACATTAGTCGGCACTGGCAGTTGGGTGGCGGAAAAAATCGGCGGCGCGGTCGATACCGGCAAACAATTTATCAATGCAATTGCGACTGCGCCCTTATTAAATGGTTTAAGCAGTGTATTCAGTTGGCTCAGTACAGGGTTGGATAGTATCGGCAGCTGGGCGCGCGACACAGTGCAGGGTTTATTTACATCGCTGGGCAATGGCCTGGTATTTCTGTCGCAATTTATTGAGCCGATTTTAAATGCGCTGCGGCGCATTGTTGAGGTGGTTGGCAATTTGCTCGGGCGCTTGCCGGATTTTTTACTCGGGCCGCTGTGGGGCCTTGTGCCTGAGTGTATTAAAAATCCGCTCAAGGATTTTTTTGTCGAACAAATCCTTGGGCGCATTCCGCTGTTCCAACAATTAGTGGCCGCGGGCGATATCTGGCAGCGGGTGCAATCCACCGCGCTGGCAATTTTGCGGCAAATTTTTGTGGACGGCGATTTGTTCGGTGCCGCTTGGCGCTTCTTCCGCGAAATGCTGGCTTTGATCGGTATACCTGCACAATTATTGGTGCAAATTGTCGCCAATGCGGCGCAGGCTTTTTCTGATATTTTGATGGACCCGATTGGTTTTTTAAGCAATCTATTACGCTCTATGTGGCAGGGCACGACGCAATTTTTTGGCAATATTCTCACGCATTTATTCGGCGGTGTGACCGGTTGGTTATTTGGCCAAATCAGCGAGGCCGGTTTAACCCCGCCGGACATTACCAGCTTCCGCTCGGTGATCGGTTTTGTATTTGACCTACTCGGGTTAACGCTGGAAAACATTTGGCGGCTGCTCGCGGTGCATGTGGGCCAACCTATGGTGGATCGCATTCGCACAGCGGTGGAATTTGCCAGCGGTGCCTGGGAATTTATCCAGGTGGCCGTTACTGAAGGGCTGCCCGGTTTGTGGCGATTGATCCAGGAGCGCATTTCTGATTTGTGGAATATGGTGCTCACCAGCGCCGTGGGTTGGATCAATACCGCGATTATCGCCACGGCGTCGCGCTGGTTAATGTCGCTACTGGATGTGACCGGCATTATGCCAGTGATTAATTCTTTAATTGCTTTCTATCGTGCGATTGAGTCTTTTGCGCAGTATTTAGTGCAAATGCTGGAAATTGTAAATTCGGTGGTGGCGGGCATCGGCGATATTGCGCGCGGCATGATCGATACTGCCGCGAATTATCTGGAGTCCACCATGGCGCAATCGGTGCCGATTGTGGTGGGTTTTCTCGCCAACCAATTTGGCTTGGGGCGTTTGGGCGAACGCATCCGCGAATTAGTGGAAGGCATTCGCGAACGGGTGAATGGTGCGCTCGATAATATTATTGCGGCGGCAGTGCGCGGCGGGCGCGCCTTTCTGGATATGTTGCGCCGGGGGGCTGCGGCGGTGCGCAACTGGTGGGAAAATCGCAAACCCTTTCGCGACAGTGAAGGCCGCGGTCACGAACTGTATTTTCAAAGTGAGCGTGGCGAATTAATTGTGGAGTCTACTCCCACGCCGGTGAGTATATTTTTAGAAAACCTGGTGATTGCGGAGAGCGATCCGCAGCGCGCGCAAAAACAAACGCATAAAGCGCAGGCGCAACAGGTGCACACCGAAATAGGCCGCATTAAACAAACCCTCGCGCGTCAGGCCGCAGGCAGTGATAGCACCGAACTGCAAGTGCAACTCACCCAAAAACTGGATGAACTGGCCACGCATCTCACACCGTTGCTGGGCGGTGCGGGCGACAGTGGTGGGCGCCTGCCCAATCCTCTGACACTGAATACGCTGAATGACGCACCGGTGACTACGCCGCGCACACCCGAAGAGGAGCGCATCGATTTAGACGGTGCGCGGCAATTAACTCTCTTGGCGATAGAAGCGAGCAAAGACACCGAAGAAATTGCGACCTATTTTCTGCGCATTAAAAATCGCCTTGCACTGGCGGAGGTGGATTATCAAACCGCGAGCGGCGTAACGCGGGTGAAATTGCGCGCGACCCAGGAAGTTTTTGTGGATGTGAATAAACCGCTTAAAGGCACCATCCCGGGTGTGCCGCTGGTGTCCAATATCACTTACACCACGGGTGTGGCGGCAGGCGATACCGTGGGTGTGGGCATGGTCGCCGACCCTGTCGGCCCCGATAAAATTAACGCCGGCAGTACACCGCGGCGCTCAGCGCTCAGCGGTGTGATGGGCAGGTTAGTTACCAATCCCAGCCGCAATGGCCCCTCGCGTTACATCAAAGGCCATTTGCTCAATCACCATATCGGCGGCCCCGGCGATAGCAGCAATATGTATCCCATTACCGCTGCCGCTAACAGTAGTCATTTGCACACAGTGGAAACCAAGGTGAAGGATTGGGTCGAAAACAAACACTATTGGGTTTACTACTCGGTGCAGGTACGCAACATCCTGGAATCTATTACCAAACCGGGTAAAGATCCGGACAATTATATCAACGCCAGTTTTGCGTGCGAAGCCTATATCAAAAATGCGGATGGCAGCCGCGGCGAGGAATTTTCACCCACCGTGGTATCCACCTACGTTAAACAAAACACCGGTGCCGCTGCCGTTGTTGAAAGTGCCAGCGACCCGGTGCCGGATGATTGA
- a CDS encoding DUF6519 domain-containing protein, with translation MKTQISRASFNAANNYSGVYQQMGRMVTDADWNELTELIKFQMMDTLQDVIGSGTPRARGMVKEIAPNNVQLHWGHVYVDGIRARVVPHEKLVSPQFIFSKQQDFPAAPSLSAGEYRFYVDVWERSVSALENTHLLDPGLHGADTCTRTQTMAQIKACATSISVADIYNPARNPALGTVLLSLTLRAGTELKDPCDPCADELALQDEVGNYLFRVEVHQVHWSSDAEPHISEITFKWSSENGAEQYVDGETPPGFESSQWCYEFFSGPNDNPALNMTSEKHLGHHLMAGFTPQCGELVKGYPASKPANLPLVRRWDGFVKLQKNAGGWTLVDGADRGRDLSNSYNTTDHAFVDLSGPVQINLQETVLTLALDDKRALAGDYWQAPVRQAIHSAGSTLLDQALPSGILHHYLVLGRAHIAADGSISQFIPEADECKTFEFPPLTDISAGDVCYDNSDCDGPNVRTVQEALDYLCRQRNLKWHNKHLHGMGVVCGLKVICAPTTVDEDGSSHRHRVTVTPGYALGCEGDDLVLDLPEHVDVISAIQQLEQEHNIQLIDGEGNAAVCLYIDIGEGGGAPQLKIAPHDAKDHQESIFDGTIWMDFYHTCIKQLLDDIKEELDDLNIEEINESETEKGELVSIRRKKLFTLLNLFALFTSQPHGAYVFTSHKEHIILRDFYNRLRDILQSKTFCGLLADSEFPEYPFPETGMNTFFGRDHHQRLQLHPDEKILITYEGTDTSINIFDIEQQIIIARSEVPSAQGGVTTAVTFSQQGDLIYAAVDINGMDSILTRGRFDKEKIDWEVSAVLCSVRVADMRFNPKQDNQLMVLGVGDGIYLLDVDKLFSDEKIVPAPSLAFNAVGHIAYDFDAGFAFATANTGKQEITTDYNAVAIIELAKLVPIVTGSAPVAERYIQLPAQGSDGLAVRNIDAQGNNALYVVVTNNGQKTLYQYHVNKGIPPTASPLPVNHLPDTEITLAYHHKRDELLVALADQFCVQVYQHAKLIVPRVPLQLMPTALAISPETGQLYTLNYASNTISLVPVDELEVTDEFNQQLAQYRWAVITAFVALLGNLLQSLKDCFCQLLLMNCPDCDENDKVWLATITVKNGEVYKVCNIGKRKDVWTFPKFEYWLSLIPILPVIKLGVAKLCCMVLPNLLSGATAKFQSEQHDYALVKSSTYKQSVQQAKRTDVKKMWRENTKSFATSSSLVRDTLLYPQRKPTTDGVGKEEYRNVETAVAVQRFEQKGMQVEVKEYQGDQAALVLQHYQQTPKVIAPDSKVTVYQKNGRVLFYAAETKPQAVLVLDENKLTQMEVRKQALENMQALDESLARAEARKNSVTETAGIQLQLKQLQDEKIKAEEDLATLSSQLNILRTERSKAQQELLSMQEGMVEISSNLKALQLEVTKVRPVKELTSLDDNTREILQREGVLTVNDMATVDSSRLIASGVDAQKLSVMVQEAQNKLKLLR, from the coding sequence ATGAAGACACAAATATCCCGCGCCAGTTTTAATGCTGCCAATAATTATTCCGGCGTCTACCAACAAATGGGACGCATGGTCACGGATGCCGATTGGAATGAATTAACGGAGTTGATCAAATTCCAGATGATGGACACGCTGCAGGATGTGATCGGCAGCGGCACGCCGCGCGCGCGCGGCATGGTAAAAGAAATTGCGCCGAATAATGTGCAACTGCATTGGGGCCATGTGTATGTCGATGGCATTCGCGCGCGCGTTGTGCCTCACGAGAAATTAGTGAGCCCGCAATTTATTTTTTCCAAACAACAGGATTTTCCCGCCGCGCCCAGCCTCAGTGCCGGTGAATACCGTTTCTATGTGGATGTATGGGAACGCAGTGTCAGCGCGCTGGAAAATACCCACTTGCTCGATCCAGGTTTGCACGGCGCCGATACCTGTACCCGCACCCAAACCATGGCGCAAATCAAAGCCTGTGCGACCAGCATCAGTGTTGCCGATATTTACAACCCGGCGCGTAATCCAGCGCTTGGCACTGTGCTGTTAAGTTTGACATTGCGCGCTGGCACGGAATTAAAAGACCCCTGCGATCCCTGTGCCGACGAACTCGCACTGCAAGATGAAGTGGGCAATTATCTATTTCGCGTGGAAGTGCACCAGGTGCACTGGAGCAGTGATGCGGAGCCACACATCAGCGAAATCACTTTTAAATGGTCGAGCGAAAACGGCGCTGAACAATATGTAGACGGTGAAACGCCACCGGGGTTTGAATCCAGTCAATGGTGCTACGAATTTTTCTCCGGCCCCAATGATAATCCCGCCCTCAACATGACCAGTGAAAAACACTTGGGCCATCATTTAATGGCGGGTTTTACACCGCAGTGCGGTGAATTGGTTAAGGGCTATCCCGCCAGTAAACCGGCGAATTTGCCTTTGGTCAGGCGCTGGGATGGCTTTGTCAAACTACAAAAAAATGCCGGTGGGTGGACGCTAGTAGACGGCGCCGATCGTGGCCGCGATTTAAGCAATAGCTATAACACTACCGATCACGCCTTCGTTGATTTAAGCGGGCCGGTGCAAATCAATTTACAGGAAACGGTGTTAACCCTCGCGCTGGACGATAAGCGCGCGCTCGCCGGCGATTATTGGCAGGCACCTGTGCGCCAGGCTATTCACAGCGCGGGCTCAACACTGCTCGATCAGGCACTGCCCAGCGGTATTCTGCATCACTATTTAGTATTAGGGCGCGCCCACATTGCCGCCGATGGCAGCATCAGCCAATTTATTCCCGAAGCGGATGAGTGCAAAACATTTGAATTTCCACCGCTTACCGACATCAGCGCGGGAGATGTCTGTTACGACAATAGCGATTGTGACGGCCCCAATGTGCGCACCGTGCAGGAAGCGCTGGATTATTTATGTCGCCAACGCAATTTAAAATGGCACAACAAACATTTGCACGGAATGGGTGTGGTGTGCGGATTAAAAGTAATCTGCGCGCCCACGACGGTGGATGAGGATGGCAGCAGCCATCGCCACCGCGTTACGGTCACACCCGGTTATGCCCTGGGTTGCGAAGGCGATGATTTGGTATTGGACCTGCCTGAACATGTCGATGTGATCAGTGCAATCCAGCAATTGGAGCAGGAACACAATATCCAATTAATCGATGGCGAAGGCAATGCCGCCGTGTGTCTATACATTGATATCGGCGAGGGCGGCGGTGCTCCGCAATTAAAAATTGCACCGCACGATGCCAAGGATCATCAGGAGTCGATTTTTGACGGCACCATCTGGATGGATTTTTATCACACCTGCATTAAACAATTGCTAGACGATATTAAAGAAGAACTCGATGATTTAAATATTGAAGAGATCAACGAATCCGAAACGGAAAAAGGTGAACTGGTCTCAATACGCCGCAAAAAACTCTTCACCCTGTTAAATTTATTTGCACTGTTTACCTCCCAACCCCACGGCGCCTATGTCTTTACTTCGCACAAAGAACACATAATCCTGCGCGATTTTTACAATCGCCTACGCGATATTTTGCAGAGCAAAACGTTTTGTGGGCTATTGGCCGATAGCGAATTTCCCGAGTATCCATTTCCTGAAACCGGTATGAATACTTTTTTCGGGCGTGATCATCACCAGCGCCTGCAACTTCACCCGGATGAAAAAATCCTGATCACCTATGAAGGCACAGATACCAGCATCAATATTTTTGATATTGAACAGCAAATTATTATCGCCCGTAGCGAAGTGCCTTCGGCGCAGGGCGGTGTCACCACGGCGGTCACCTTTTCCCAACAGGGCGACTTAATTTACGCGGCGGTGGATATTAACGGTATGGATTCCATTTTAACCCGAGGCCGTTTTGACAAGGAAAAGATCGACTGGGAAGTGAGCGCAGTACTGTGCAGTGTGCGCGTGGCGGATATGCGCTTTAATCCCAAACAGGACAACCAATTAATGGTATTAGGTGTGGGCGATGGCATTTATTTATTGGATGTGGATAAATTATTTAGCGACGAAAAAATCGTGCCCGCACCCAGTTTGGCGTTTAATGCCGTGGGTCATATTGCCTACGATTTTGATGCCGGTTTTGCATTCGCTACAGCGAATACCGGCAAGCAGGAGATCACAACAGATTACAACGCGGTTGCGATTATCGAACTGGCTAAACTGGTGCCGATTGTTACGGGGTCGGCGCCAGTTGCTGAACGCTATATTCAGCTGCCGGCACAGGGCAGCGATGGTTTGGCAGTGCGTAACATTGATGCCCAGGGTAATAACGCACTTTATGTGGTAGTGACGAACAACGGGCAGAAAACGCTCTATCAATACCATGTCAACAAAGGCATTCCACCCACTGCATCGCCGTTACCGGTTAATCATCTTCCCGATACCGAAATTACCCTTGCTTATCATCATAAGCGAGATGAATTATTAGTCGCGCTGGCAGATCAGTTTTGCGTGCAGGTTTACCAGCACGCAAAACTGATAGTGCCGCGTGTGCCGCTGCAATTAATGCCTACCGCGCTGGCGATCAGCCCCGAAACCGGTCAGCTGTACACGCTGAACTATGCAAGCAATACCATCAGCCTGGTGCCTGTCGACGAGCTGGAGGTGACGGATGAATTTAACCAACAGCTAGCGCAATACCGTTGGGCAGTAATTACCGCATTTGTTGCACTTCTGGGCAATTTATTGCAAAGCCTCAAGGACTGTTTCTGCCAATTATTATTAATGAATTGTCCTGACTGCGATGAAAATGACAAGGTCTGGCTCGCCACCATCACTGTGAAAAACGGTGAGGTATATAAGGTATGCAATATTGGTAAACGCAAGGATGTATGGACCTTTCCCAAATTTGAATATTGGTTATCGCTCATTCCTATTCTGCCGGTTATCAAGCTCGGCGTTGCCAAACTTTGCTGCATGGTATTACCCAATTTGTTGAGCGGTGCGACTGCTAAATTCCAAAGCGAGCAGCATGACTATGCACTGGTAAAAAGTAGCACTTACAAACAATCGGTGCAGCAGGCCAAGCGCACTGATGTTAAGAAAATGTGGCGGGAAAACACCAAAAGTTTTGCCACCAGCAGCAGCTTGGTGCGCGATACGCTACTTTATCCACAGCGCAAACCAACTACTGATGGTGTGGGCAAGGAAGAGTATCGCAATGTGGAAACCGCCGTTGCCGTGCAACGCTTTGAACAAAAAGGCATGCAGGTGGAAGTAAAAGAATACCAGGGCGATCAAGCGGCGCTAGTGCTGCAACACTATCAGCAAACTCCCAAGGTTATTGCGCCCGATAGCAAGGTAACTGTCTATCAAAAAAATGGCCGGGTATTGTTCTATGCCGCCGAAACCAAACCCCAAGCCGTGCTGGTACTGGATGAAAACAAACTGACGCAAATGGAAGTGCGCAAACAAGCGCTGGAAAATATGCAGGCGCTGGATGAATCACTCGCCCGTGCGGAAGCGCGCAAAAATTCGGTGACTGAAACCGCTGGCATCCAATTGCAATTAAAACAATTGCAGGATGAAAAAATCAAAGCCGAGGAAGACCTGGCTACGCTCAGCTCACAGCTGAATATTTTGCGCACCGAACGCAGCAAAGCCCAGCAGGAATTGCTCAGCATGCAAGAGGGCATGGTGGAAATCAGCAGCAATTTAAAAGCACTGCAATTGGAAGTGACCAAGGTCCGCCCGGTAAAAGAACTGACCAGTCTAGATGACAATACCCGTGAAATTTTACAGCGCGAAGGCGTGCTGACAGTCAACGACATGGCAACGGTCGACAGCAGCCGATTGATTGCCAGTGGTGTGGATGCGCAAAAATTGTCGGTGATGGTGCAGGAAGCGCAAAACAAATTAAAACTGTTACGTTAA